One segment of Capnocytophaga sp. oral taxon 878 DNA contains the following:
- a CDS encoding LysM peptidoglycan-binding domain-containing protein, with the protein MSRIYKVKKGDTLQLIAEKLQISVNDLRHYHNMRCELWELLEQKLTSKTERIIVPSEEELAILQGHQKAVQKELERPSRYLDKKFYAKDYKVKEVVITSDKEVKTDYSLSLQMEKAEKGWSMIVNTTYEEADTKFTELATACMQAMQPLKYHLSINGGITDIENHREIIERFRQKRTDIEGYFEGKLTKSYTNAFYEKLIDKEYMIERLQMSFLNQVLFPRMEWFHKDNEKWEEEFCPVQGSAFIPYELEAEVVFEKEEIVTIVKGELKRNYNLWDLLDGIRAIDDITPIRSSFEITYRTQRDTQQLLKIDAEITLYNEGKLYRKNSINLKSIKH; encoded by the coding sequence ATGAGTAGAATATACAAGGTAAAGAAAGGGGATACCTTACAGTTGATTGCTGAGAAGCTTCAAATCTCAGTAAATGACTTACGGCATTATCACAATATGCGTTGTGAGTTATGGGAACTATTGGAACAAAAGCTAACCTCTAAGACAGAGCGCATTATAGTTCCTTCAGAAGAAGAACTCGCTATTTTGCAAGGACATCAAAAGGCTGTACAAAAAGAATTAGAGCGTCCTTCCCGTTATTTGGATAAGAAGTTTTATGCAAAGGACTATAAAGTAAAAGAAGTAGTCATCACCTCAGATAAGGAAGTAAAAACAGATTATTCCCTTTCTTTGCAGATGGAGAAAGCAGAGAAAGGGTGGAGTATGATTGTAAATACAACTTATGAGGAAGCTGATACCAAATTCACCGAGTTAGCAACGGCTTGTATGCAGGCGATGCAACCATTAAAGTACCATCTATCTATAAATGGAGGTATCACAGATATAGAAAACCACCGAGAAATCATTGAGCGATTTAGGCAAAAACGTACTGATATAGAAGGTTATTTTGAAGGAAAATTAACCAAAAGCTATACCAATGCTTTCTATGAAAAACTGATAGATAAGGAATATATGATAGAACGCTTACAGATGTCGTTCTTAAATCAGGTACTCTTTCCTCGTATGGAGTGGTTTCATAAGGACAATGAAAAGTGGGAAGAGGAGTTTTGCCCTGTGCAGGGCAGTGCTTTTATTCCTTATGAGTTAGAAGCAGAAGTGGTATTTGAAAAAGAGGAAATTGTAACAATTGTAAAGGGTGAGTTAAAGAGGAATTATAACCTATGGGATTTGTTGGACGGTATTAGAGCTATAGATGATATAACTCCCATTAGAAGTAGTTTTGAAATTACATATAGAACCCAAAGAGATACACAGCAACTTCTCAAAATAGATGCAGAGATAACGCTCTATAATGAAGGAAAATTGTATAGAAAGAATAGTATCAATCTAAAATCTATAAAACACTAA
- a CDS encoding TssN family type VI secretion system protein: MNHIKKYFGHLLDPQLIIIVLVIIMGCVALKMFFASKVDGFKEKYKTKFYIYISAAVFVYAVVSLMGYSRLFIDNNLYEFIFYQIASLGLGILHCFLYRYYFKKFESKEALTEYLFAILIVAFASIPFLLIYSFLNDVIFAYWMLMHFLWFFVPTLLNDSFNRAISIPPVEYESWQFPADYKQRGSIKDEEMRDLVLISLVVKKEETDENFSSFRAKAPSRIDFGRLFYSFVLDYNEKHFNEPIQTEDDNGLCHWIFYLQPKWYEKTRFIIPDGTLLSNNIVENSVIFCIRKEGVDNKLKEEEEEEETYEFQ, translated from the coding sequence ATGAACCATATAAAGAAATACTTTGGACACTTACTTGACCCGCAATTGATTATCATTGTGCTGGTTATCATAATGGGCTGCGTCGCCTTAAAGATGTTTTTTGCCTCAAAGGTAGATGGTTTTAAGGAAAAGTATAAAACCAAGTTCTATATCTATATAAGTGCAGCCGTATTTGTTTATGCAGTTGTATCTCTGATGGGCTATAGCCGCCTTTTTATAGACAACAACCTATATGAGTTTATCTTTTATCAGATAGCTTCATTAGGACTGGGAATACTCCACTGCTTTTTATACCGCTACTACTTTAAGAAGTTTGAGTCAAAAGAGGCACTCACAGAGTATCTCTTTGCTATCCTGATAGTAGCTTTTGCAAGCATTCCATTCTTGCTTATTTATTCTTTCCTCAATGATGTAATCTTTGCTTATTGGATGTTGATGCATTTCTTGTGGTTTTTTGTACCTACCTTGCTTAATGACAGTTTTAACAGAGCTATCAGCATACCTCCTGTGGAGTACGAGTCTTGGCAGTTCCCTGCTGATTACAAACAAAGAGGAAGTATCAAGGATGAGGAAATGCGTGATTTGGTACTCATCTCTTTAGTAGTAAAGAAGGAAGAAACAGATGAGAATTTCAGTTCTTTTAGAGCTAAAGCACCCTCACGTATTGATTTTGGGAGACTTTTCTACAGTTTTGTATTAGACTACAACGAAAAACACTTTAATGAACCCATACAAACAGAAGATGACAATGGCTTGTGTCATTGGATATTCTATTTGCAACCTAAATGGTATGAGAAAACGCGGTTTATTATCCCTGATGGCACACTTCTTTCCAATAACATCGTTGAGAACAGTGTAATATTCTGTATACGAAAAGAAGGCGTAGACAATAAACTTAAAGAAGAGGAGGAAGAGGAAGAAACCTATGAATTTCAATAG
- a CDS encoding type VI secretion system baseplate subunit TssG: MATDLEHIAQEITALKYDIKAEVLVSDLIQHKHIKENQCIVEKEGQFSRSYRFDVLDASVKDYLYDATQMLYISLSRDSLYDTLPEGMVHSKNADTSKKGIETMVKEYRQQKEEEKAARLFFAPLENELFQFNVQTEIFESSFLKEINSTLAPDVLYTLWNVPMSFEPVLALKFISILPYAHKIIGDLDKTCEVLSLLIGEEVKVNIREYGNYADTAQDTLLGSCYLGLDTIAGTDYTDYTKHLDLQIGPLQQTELPEYLHQGAIKELLAFFYRHFFPMEVEVTTEVLLPKEKQSSTLNATESPSYLGYNTYLTEIKAD; the protein is encoded by the coding sequence ATGGCAACAGACTTAGAACATATCGCCCAAGAAATCACTGCTTTGAAATACGACATCAAGGCAGAAGTCCTTGTCAGTGACCTGATACAACACAAACATATCAAAGAAAACCAGTGTATTGTAGAGAAAGAAGGGCAGTTTTCACGCAGTTATCGCTTTGATGTGTTGGATGCTTCTGTAAAGGACTATCTCTACGATGCTACTCAGATGCTTTACATAAGTCTCTCCCGTGATAGTCTGTATGATACCTTACCAGAAGGAATGGTACACAGCAAGAATGCAGATACCTCAAAGAAAGGTATAGAGACAATGGTTAAGGAGTATCGCCAGCAGAAGGAGGAAGAAAAAGCAGCGAGATTATTCTTTGCGCCTTTGGAGAATGAGCTGTTTCAATTCAATGTACAAACTGAAATCTTTGAGAGTTCGTTCTTAAAAGAAATCAATAGCACCCTTGCTCCTGATGTACTGTACACCCTATGGAATGTCCCTATGAGCTTTGAGCCAGTATTAGCCTTAAAGTTTATCAGCATATTACCCTATGCACATAAGATTATAGGCGACCTTGATAAGACTTGCGAGGTACTATCACTGCTTATTGGTGAAGAGGTCAAGGTAAATATCAGAGAATATGGCAACTATGCAGATACTGCCCAAGATACCCTACTTGGGAGTTGCTATTTAGGCTTGGATACGATTGCAGGTACTGATTATACAGATTACACCAAGCATTTGGACTTGCAAATAGGTCCTTTGCAGCAAACTGAGTTACCTGAGTACCTACATCAAGGAGCTATTAAGGAGCTTTTGGCGTTTTTCTATAGACACTTTTTCCCTATGGAGGTAGAGGTAACCACAGAGGTGCTACTGCCCAAGGAAAAGCAGTCATCAACCCTAAATGCAACAGAAAGTCCCTCCTATTTGGGATACAATACTTACCTAACAGAAATTAAAGCAGATTAA
- a CDS encoding C40 family peptidase yields MTYKRLIYISALIFTAACSTGKYIREVPYHYSTDSFRKAAQAHKDSIDAKYTESNYKDEQLSDEEIRLKEKYSIILKMMPQDIRNYPLYAYIDAWIGTPYKPQSLDKKTGVDASYFVQALFSDVYKETFPKTADGIFRSKSLQLFTGRDFLKEGDILFFRYSKEQPISDVGIYLHNDRILACTEEGLNIYDFNDPYFQLRYVAAGRLKQEQKK; encoded by the coding sequence ATGACCTATAAGAGACTCATTTACATATCAGCACTCATCTTTACAGCCGCTTGCTCAACAGGTAAGTACATTCGTGAGGTGCCCTATCATTATTCTACGGATAGCTTTCGCAAAGCCGCGCAAGCTCATAAGGACAGTATAGACGCCAAATACACAGAAAGCAATTACAAGGATGAGCAGCTTTCAGATGAGGAAATACGGCTTAAAGAGAAGTATTCCATCATCTTAAAGATGATGCCACAGGATATACGCAATTATCCCTTATACGCTTATATTGATGCTTGGATAGGTACGCCTTACAAGCCGCAGAGCTTGGATAAGAAAACAGGCGTTGATGCTTCTTACTTTGTACAAGCACTATTTAGTGATGTTTACAAAGAGACTTTTCCTAAAACTGCTGATGGTATATTCCGCTCTAAATCTTTACAGCTCTTTACAGGAAGGGATTTTTTAAAAGAAGGTGATATATTGTTTTTCAGATATTCCAAAGAACAACCTATCTCAGATGTGGGGATATACCTACACAACGACCGTATCTTAGCCTGCACTGAGGAAGGGTTAAATATCTATGATTTTAACGACCCTTATTTTCAGTTGCGCTATGTAGCTGCTGGGAGACTAAAACAAGAGCAAAAAAAGTAA
- a CDS encoding AAA family ATPase: MQQKPYTQEVQKALQIAQKIGKEHIHAHYSGAHLLKAMLNRDLSLLKSLEAKGIDVFYLEEWAEVRLEELPKSTHTYSCEPDEVIDTIFTEANEVAESLLEEEISLFAVIVAISSPGVAFSFDQMKTFPVSRAELLKDQTVSGTIFSNNTPNEPSAKKKNNFLQKYCIHKNAQVKPQKEKDLLVGRDTEINKIIEILCRFNKPNVLIIGDSGVGKTAVLEGFVQKVVWQQIPELLAGLEVFELDMGAIVAGASYKGEIEDRLKNIAQELKALPKAVLIIEEIHSILGGQGSDSSIANLLKSELSKGLRLIATSTIEEYTKKIEKEQGLSGMFELLRLEESDDDTHFRMLKQALADYQKHHNISIDDLTIKEAIRLSKRFMKERSLPASAIDLIDQTMASLKTAGESFLKERNYFIGKVLELRENKKLLSEKDRQLLAQWLYKDLCQKLQNLSGSESETQNEHNPIENTSTDELLNLCRSLIDRIEAIAKEKRSHITEYDLAFIISQKTNIPIGKLKEEEKQRLNDMENVLAQRVVGQDHAIEIVSEAILESRSGLNKAGQPIGSFFFLGPTGTGKTELAKSLAEFLFQDENAIIRFDMSEFKEEHSAALLYGAPPGYVGYEEGGLLVNKIRQKPYAIVLFDEIEKAHSSVFDVFLQIMDEGKLHDRLGKEGDFSNAIVLFTSNIGSEFIVQSFEKGNIPTSSELLERMSGYFRPEFLGRLTETIPFAPISKGNALKIFEIHLKKELLDLVKNINIQLEITDTAKEQLSEEGYDIKYGARPLKGVIRAKLRRPLAKKIIAGEFKEGDSIIADWQDGKIVWNRK, translated from the coding sequence ATGCAACAAAAGCCCTATACTCAGGAAGTCCAAAAAGCCCTTCAAATAGCCCAAAAGATAGGCAAGGAGCATATCCACGCTCATTACTCAGGAGCGCATTTGCTGAAAGCAATGCTCAACCGCGATTTGTCTTTGCTTAAAAGTTTAGAGGCAAAGGGTATTGATGTGTTTTACTTAGAGGAATGGGCAGAAGTGCGTCTTGAGGAACTTCCTAAATCTACACACACTTATAGCTGCGAACCCGATGAGGTGATTGATACCATCTTCACAGAGGCTAATGAAGTCGCCGAAAGCCTCTTAGAGGAAGAAATAAGCCTCTTTGCGGTAATAGTAGCAATCAGCAGTCCAGGGGTAGCTTTTAGCTTTGACCAAATGAAGACCTTTCCCGTCTCTCGTGCTGAACTCCTGAAAGACCAAACCGTAAGCGGTACCATCTTCTCTAACAACACTCCTAACGAACCCTCAGCAAAAAAGAAAAACAACTTCTTACAAAAATACTGCATCCACAAAAACGCACAGGTAAAACCTCAAAAAGAAAAAGACCTTTTAGTAGGGCGCGATACTGAAATCAACAAAATCATTGAAATACTTTGCCGTTTTAACAAGCCTAATGTGCTGATTATCGGTGATTCGGGAGTAGGTAAAACAGCGGTTTTAGAGGGGTTTGTCCAGAAAGTGGTATGGCAGCAAATCCCAGAACTGCTCGCGGGCTTAGAAGTCTTCGAGTTGGATATGGGGGCTATCGTGGCTGGGGCTTCTTATAAGGGCGAGATTGAAGACCGCTTAAAGAACATCGCCCAAGAACTTAAAGCTCTCCCAAAAGCGGTGCTTATTATTGAAGAAATCCACTCTATTTTGGGCGGACAAGGTTCAGACTCCTCTATTGCAAACTTGCTGAAAAGCGAACTCTCCAAAGGCTTACGGCTTATTGCGACCTCTACCATTGAGGAATACACCAAAAAGATAGAAAAAGAACAGGGACTATCGGGTATGTTTGAACTTTTAAGGTTAGAAGAAAGCGATGACGACACTCATTTTAGGATGCTCAAACAAGCTTTAGCCGACTATCAAAAGCACCATAACATCAGCATTGACGACCTGACCATTAAAGAAGCGATTCGCCTTTCCAAGCGTTTTATGAAGGAACGCAGTTTGCCTGCTTCGGCAATTGACCTGATAGACCAGACAATGGCATCGCTTAAAACAGCAGGGGAGTCATTCTTAAAAGAACGCAACTATTTTATAGGCAAAGTATTGGAGCTAAGAGAAAACAAAAAGCTCCTCAGCGAAAAAGACCGCCAATTGCTGGCTCAGTGGCTTTATAAAGACCTATGCCAAAAACTGCAAAACCTCAGTGGCTCAGAGAGTGAAACACAGAACGAGCATAATCCCATTGAAAACACCTCTACTGATGAACTTCTCAACCTATGCCGCAGTCTTATTGATCGCATCGAAGCCATAGCGAAGGAAAAGCGAAGCCATATCACTGAATACGACCTTGCTTTTATCATCTCTCAAAAGACCAACATTCCTATTGGCAAGCTTAAAGAAGAGGAAAAGCAGCGGCTCAATGATATGGAAAACGTATTAGCCCAGCGGGTAGTAGGGCAAGACCACGCCATTGAGATTGTCTCTGAGGCTATCTTGGAAAGTCGTTCAGGCTTAAATAAGGCAGGACAGCCTATTGGTTCTTTCTTCTTTTTAGGTCCCACAGGTACGGGGAAGACAGAGCTTGCTAAGTCGTTGGCTGAGTTTCTATTCCAAGATGAGAATGCGATTATCCGCTTTGATATGTCTGAGTTCAAGGAAGAGCACTCCGCTGCTTTACTTTATGGCGCACCACCAGGTTATGTAGGCTATGAAGAGGGTGGCTTGTTAGTCAATAAAATACGCCAAAAGCCTTATGCCATCGTGCTTTTTGATGAAATTGAAAAGGCGCATAGCTCGGTATTTGACGTCTTCTTACAGATAATGGATGAGGGTAAGCTTCACGATCGCTTGGGCAAAGAGGGTGATTTTTCTAATGCTATTGTGCTCTTCACTTCCAATATAGGCTCTGAGTTTATCGTACAGTCTTTTGAAAAGGGAAATATCCCTACTTCTTCTGAGCTTTTAGAGCGTATGAGTGGTTATTTCCGTCCTGAGTTCTTAGGGCGACTTACCGAAACGATACCCTTTGCCCCTATCAGCAAGGGGAATGCGCTTAAAATCTTTGAGATACACTTAAAGAAAGAGCTGTTGGACTTGGTAAAGAATATCAACATACAGTTAGAAATCACCGATACTGCCAAAGAACAGCTTTCAGAAGAGGGCTATGATATCAAATACGGGGCACGTCCTTTAAAGGGCGTCATCCGTGCCAAACTACGTCGTCCCTTAGCCAAAAAGATTATCGCAGGAGAGTTTAAAGAAGGCGATAGCATCATAGCGGATTGGCAGGACGGGAAAATCGTGTGGAACAGAAAATAA